Proteins encoded within one genomic window of Rhinolophus sinicus isolate RSC01 linkage group LG14, ASM3656204v1, whole genome shotgun sequence:
- the BTN1A1 gene encoding butyrophilin subfamily 1 member A1: MAVSPEPCLPACVLALLLLQLPGLDSAHLDVIGPPEPILAVVGEAAELPCHLSPTASAAHMELRWFREKLSPAVLVHRDGRTQDAEQMAGYRGRVTLMQDDIAQGRVALRIRGVQASDDGEYRCLFRHNDSYGEASVRLKVAALGSDPHIHIGVQESGETRLECTSVGWYPEPQVQWRAPGGETFPSMSESRNLDDKGLFTVAASVVIRDTSVKNVSCCIQNTLLSQEKAVEVSIPAPFFPKLTPWMLVVAVILMVLGILTIGSIFFTWRLYKESSSYRKSEFSSTEKLLEQLNWKKATLHAVDVTLDPDTAHPHLFLYEDFKSVRLEDSRQKLPEKPERFDSWPCVLGREAFTSGTHYWEVEVGDRTDWAVGVCREDVAKKGFDPMTPENGFWAVELYGNGYWALTPLRTPLPLAGPPRRVGIFLDYESGDISFYNMTDGSHIYTFPSTSFSGPLRPFFCLWSCGKKPLTICRITDGLEGVTVAADDKDPSKEIPLSPLGEDAASGDTLHSKLIPTQPSQGPP, translated from the exons ATGGCCGTCAGCCCAGAGCCCTGCCTCCCCGCGTGTGTGCTCGCGCTCCTGCTCCTGCAGCTGCCCGGGCTGGATTCTG CTCACTTGGACGTGATCGGGCCCCCGGAGCCCATCCTGGCCGTGGTGGGAGAGGCCGCGGAGCTGCCCTGCCACCTGTCGCCGACCGCGAGCGCAGCGCACATGGAGCTGCGCTGGTTCCGGGAGAAGCTGTCGCCCGCGGTGCTGGTTCACCGAGATGGGCGCACGCAGGACGCGGAGCAGATGGCCGGGTACCGGGGCAGAGTCACGCTGATGCAGGACGACATCGCGCAGGGCCGCGTGGCCCTGAGGATCCGCGGGGTCCAGGCCTCGGACGACGGGGAGTACAGGTGCCTCTTCAGGCACAACGACAGCTACGGAGAGGCCAGCGTGCGCCTGAAGGTGGCGG CTCTGGGATCTGATCCTCACATCCACATAGGTGTTCAAGAGAGTGGGGAGACCCGGCTGGAGTGCACCTCAGTGGGATGGTACCCAGAGCCCCAGGTGCAGTGGAGAGCTCCTGGGGGAGAGACGTTCCCATCCATGTCTGAGTCCAGGAATCTTGATGACAAAGGCCTGTTTACTGTGGCGGCTTCCGTGGTCATCAGGGATACCTCTGTGAAGAATGTGTCCTGTTGTATCCAGAATACCCTTCTTAGCCAGGAGAAGGCAGTAGAGGTTTCCATACCAG CTCCCTTCTTCCCAAAGCTGACTCCCTGGATGCTGGTTGTGGCTGTCATCTTGATGGTCCTAGGAATTCTCACCATTGGGTCCATATTCTTCACCTGGAGGCTATACAAGGAAAGCTCCAGCTACAGGAAGAGTGAATTCAGCTCTACAG agaaactCCTGGAACAGCTCA ACTGGAAAAAGGCTACTCTACATGCAG TTGATGTGACTCTGGATCCAGATACCGCCCACCCTCACCTCTTCCTGTATGAGGATTTCAAATCTGTCCGGCTGGAAGATTCACGTCAGAAACTGCCCGAGAAACCAGAGAGATTTGACTCCTGGCCTTGCGTGTTGGGTCGGGAGGCCTTCACCTCGGGGACACATTactgggaggtggaggtgggagacAGGACCGACTGGGCCGTTGGGGTGTGTAGGGAGGACGTGGCGAAGAAAGGGTTTGACCCCATGACTCCCGAGAATGGGTTCTGGGCTGTGGAGCTGTATGGAAATGGGTACTGGGCCCTCACCCCTCTGCGGACCCCTCTCCCACTGGCAGGACCCCCCCGCCGGGTTGGAATTTTCCTGGACTATGAATCAGGGGACATCTCCTTCTACAACATGACTGATGGCTCCCACATCTATACTTTCCCCAGCACCTCTTTCTCTGGCCCCCTCCGGCCCTTCTTCTGCCTATGGTCCTGTGGTAAAAAGCCCCTGACCATCTGCCGGATCACTGATGGGCTTGAGGGAGTCACAGTAGCTGCTGATGACAAGGACCCTTCTAAGGAGATCCCACTGTCCCCCCTGGGAGAGGACGCAGCCTCTGGGGACACCCTCCATTCTAAACTAatccccacccagcccagccaaGGGCCACCTTAG